GCCGGATGATCGACCTGGCCCGCTCCAACCTGCGGAACATCCCGCGCCCGTAGCCGGATCCCGGGGATTTTGCCCCTGAGGCACGTTTCTTGCCCCGGAGGCAGCGCGGGTGTGGACTGGTCCCATGACGGACGACCAGGAGGTCGCGGGCCTCGGAGCCCGCCTGCGGGAGCACCGGCTCGCCGGCCGGCTGACGCTGGAGGGCGCCGCCGCCCGCGTGGGCCTCTCCCCAGCGTATCTTTCCCGGCTGGAGACCGGGCGCAGGCAGCCCTCGCTGCCCGTCCTGCTCGGCCTGGCCCGCGCCTACGGCACCACCGTCGCCGGCCTGCTCGGCGAACAGCCCGGCGAGCCGGACCCGGTGGTCCGCGGCGGCGCGATCGAACCGGGGCGGGCCGGCGGCTGGGGCTACCGGCGGGCCGGCGCCCAGGGCCGGGCCATGCAGGCCCTGCGCGTGCACGTCCCGCCGAGCGTCCAGGACGCCGTCGTCCGGGTCCACCCCGGCGAGGAGTGGCTGTACGTCCTGCGCGGGCGGCTGCGGCTCACCCTCGGGGAGGGCGTCCACCTGCTCGACGAGGGCGACAGCGCGCACTTCGACTCGCTCACCCCGCACTGCATCGCCGCCGAGTCGCCGGCCGGGGTCGAGCTGCTCTTCCTGCACACCCTGCTGCAGAGCCCCGGCGGCGAACTCTGCCTCGGCGATTCGCCGAGGATCTGATCCCCGATCCCCAGGAGGACGGACATGGTCAAGCCCACCACCGACGCAGGCCGGCGCACCGACCGCCGGGTCTGGATCCGCGCCGCGATCTACATGGTCGCCACCCACGCCTTCGCCGGCTTCGTGATCCTGCTGTTCGAGATCGGCGCCCGGAAGAACGGCTGATCCCCGCTCACAGCCGCACGAGCGTGCAGAGCGCGTCCAGCGCCGCCTCGAAGGCGTGGTCCGGCGGCGTGCCGTAGCCGATCACCAGGGCCGGCGGGCGCCGGGCCGGCGGCGCCGCGGAGGGCGTGCGGCACCAGCCGAGGGTGTTCAGCGAGAGCCCCAGCCAGGCGGCGTGCCGCAGCAGTTCCTCCTCGTCCAGCGAGCCGGGCGGCAGCTCCAGGACGGCGTGCAGCCCCGCCGCGATCCCGGTCACCCGGACCTCCGGCGCCCGCTCGGCGAGCACCGCCACCAGCCGGTCCCGGCGGCGCCGGTACTGCAGCCGGCTGCGCCGCACATGCCGGTCGTAGGCGCCGGAGGTGATCAGCTCGGCCAGGGTCAGCTGGTCCATCACCCCGGACTGCCCGTCGGCGAGCTCCTTCTGCCGCAGCACCGGGGCGAGCAGGTCGGCGGGCAGGGCGAGCCAGCCGAGCCGCAGCCCGGGGCCAGGCTCTTGGAGGCGGTGCCCGCGTACACCACCCGCTCCGGGTCGAGGGCCTGCATGGCACCGACCGGCTGCCGGTCGTAGCGGAACTCGCCGTCGTAGTCGTCCTCGACCACCAGCCCGCCACTCGCCCGGGCCCAGCCGACGGCGGCGGCCCGCCGGGCGGCGCGCAGCGGCACACCGGTCGGGAACTGGTGCGCGGGGGTGAGCACCACCGCGCCCGCGCCGCTGCCGGCCAGCAGGTCGGTGCGTGCGCCGCCGGCGTCCAGCGGCAGCGGCACGGTCGCCAGCCCCCGGGCGGTCACCACCTCCTGCTGCGGCGGCAGCCCGTACTCCTCGACGGCCACCATGGACACCCCCTGCCGGCGCAGCGCCTCGCAGAGCAGGCCGAGTCCCTGGGCGTAGCCGGAGCAGACCAGCAGCCGTTCCGGGTCGATCCGCACCCCGCGCACCCGGGCCAGGTAGTCG
The Kitasatospora paranensis genome window above contains:
- a CDS encoding XRE family transcriptional regulator, with product MTDDQEVAGLGARLREHRLAGRLTLEGAAARVGLSPAYLSRLETGRRQPSLPVLLGLARAYGTTVAGLLGEQPGEPDPVVRGGAIEPGRAGGWGYRRAGAQGRAMQALRVHVPPSVQDAVVRVHPGEEWLYVLRGRLRLTLGEGVHLLDEGDSAHFDSLTPHCIAAESPAGVELLFLHTLLQSPGGELCLGDSPRI
- a CDS encoding DUF6126 family protein encodes the protein MVKPTTDAGRRTDRRVWIRAAIYMVATHAFAGFVILLFEIGARKNG